CCTGTATTGTTTGGGTGCAGCGATAGTGGGAAAACTGGGATGTGACGGAGGGTGGAAAATGAACCTGCTCCCCTATTGGAGCCCACCTGACAttgccatacacactgtacccccacAACAACATCTCCAGGAGCAGGGAAACATGCCATGCAAATCACTCCGACAGCCCTGTCGTCCAACTCTCAGTCACTCCTGCTTCTCGGTCAGTCAAGTCTTTAGTTCCAAGACTCACTTGGAAGTCGACTGAATTCAAATTTGGGGGGACGGAGGTGAGACGGGCTGAATCCCATTGCCTTGCAGTTAAAATCGGGCTGATTGTTTAGTAATCCACGCTTGACTGCACTCCGAATGGTACCTCCATTCGGTACACGTGGCTCTGCTAACCGCATGTCACACTCCACTCCTGACTGGAAGccatctttcccactctctcctcgtCCCTCCCAGAGAAAGGAAGACTtgaatttagatagcacctttcacaaccttaagaCGTctcacagtgctttacagccaatggagtactttcttTTTGAGGCGCAGTCACTGTCGtagtgtaggaaacgtggcagccagtttgtgcacagcaagctcccacaaacagcaatgtgataatgaccagatcatctgtttttaagcAATGATggttgaaggataaacattggccaggtcaCCGGGAAGAACGCGTCtgatcctcttcaaaatagtggccctgggcacttttatatccacctgacagCGCaaattgggggtgggaggggggggggtttccCTCGGTTTAATATCGCATGTGAAATACTTCACCTCTAACTgttcagcactcccttagtactggactgagtgtcagcctcgattttgtgctcaagacttTGGAGTGGGAGTCAAACCCacacccttctgactcagaggcgagagagaGGCTGCTCATGGAGCAGAGGCTTCCTAACAGGAACTGCTGTCTTTTCTGCcagacccctcccctcccctcctcaccccTTACACGGGCAGGGTCTTGCTGACAGTGCGTTTGAAGGCAGAGGTGAAGAGGCCGCCGATGAACCGGAGACCGGTCGCACCTCCAGGAACGGAGCTGATTAGGTAGCCGGCGAGGGTGAGGAGCTGGAAGGTGGCGGCCACGGCAGTCAGTGCAGTGCTCTGCAGTGCCAGGGCGCAGTACAGGGTGGCAAAGAGGGAGCCCAAGTAGGCCGCAGTGAAGGGCAGGTGGTCACGGGAGAGGAGCAGGCGCAGCTGGTTCCAGGGCCCACGCAGCAGGGCCAGGCTGCCCAGCAGGAATAGGCTGCCCAGGGTGAAGAGCAAGGCAAACTTGCGGGCCTTCAGTAGCATGAAGGGGGCGTACATGGCCGACAGGCCGAAGCACAGCAGCCCCATGGCCAGGCACAGGCCGAAGGCTGTCAGCCTTTGGCGGCGGGACAGGACGGACAGGCAGGGGTCGGGCTCGGTCAGCCAGAAGCCCCCCGGCGAGGCACTAGAGCCCTGGTTCGATGCCGTTTTGCAGCTCTGCCCAGAGGAGAACGGGTTCATACGGCTCATCCAGCTGGACACATGGCTGATAGGCGGTGGGGAGTCGGGATCTGCAGTGAGGAGTGGCTCGCTGTCACCCCCATTCACATTCTGCCCACCTCGTGACTGTGACAGGTACTCCCGCAGCTGCCGGTTCAGATCAGCCATGCTTGGCCACTGATCCTGGTGAAGTGAGAGAGGACTTTCCTTCAAGCTCTGCACATAAAATCCTAGAGGGGAGCGAGACAATACCCTTGCCCCGCAATCCCTCCCCGTCTTAAAACACCAAACAGAAACTCAACAACTGTAGAGTTAAAACTTCGGCGAAGGGCCCTGGGGACAAGTAATGAGCAAATCGATGGGGTTGGCACAAAGTGGAAGGTCCATGGGTCACAGCTGCTGCTGTTGCATGAAGAGGTTCTGCGTGGCCTATCCCTTTAAGAGATTCAGTAGGAAGTTCCACAATTCCACTTGTAATGTCACTTTAAGTAGCTCCGTATCGCTTGCAGCTTTAAGAGGCCGCGCTCGGCCCGGGCTGTCGCTTTAAGAGGCCCCGCTCGGCCCGGGCTGTCGCTTTAAGAGGCCCCGCTCGGCCCGGGCTGTCGCTTTAAGAGGCCCCGCTCGGCCCGGACTGTCGCTTTAAGAGGCTCCGTTCGGCCCGGACTGTCGCTTTAAGAGGCCCCGCTCGGCCCGCGCTGTCGCTTTAAGAGGCCCCGCTCGGCCCGGACTGTCGCTTTAAGAGGCCCCGCTCGGCCCGGACTGTCGCTTTAAGAGGCCCCGCTCGGCCCGGACTGTCGCTTTAAGAGGCCCCGTTCGGCCCGCGCTATCTCGGTGCCGCCGGTCGCTGTGTTATCAAGGCCGGGATTCAGGCGGCTGCCTCTCTCTGGCCGGGTGTGTGAAGCCGGACCGCGATCTCTCTCCGCTTCTCTCCCCGATCCCTGTTTTTAAAATGGCCGCCAGGCTCGGCCAATCGAACCCGGTCTTCCGGATGCTGGAGGCCCAGGGAAGGCTAATCGATCACCGCTCGCTGCACCTGTCAGGGCCGCCATGGCAACCGTCAATCAGCTCCCAGTGGCCCTCAGTCAGGCCAAGGATGGTCTGTGGGTCAATCCACCACGAGTCAGTCCACCAATCAAACACCAGTCAGTCCACCGGTCAGTCCACCAATCAAACACCAGTCAGTCCACCGGTCAGTCCACCAATCAAACACCAGTCAGTCCACCGGTCAGTCCACCAATCAAACACCAGTCAGTCCACCGGTCAATCCACCAATCAAATATCAGTCAATCCACTGGTCAATCCACCACCGGTCAGTCCACCAATCAAACACCAGTCAATCCACTGGTCAATCCACCACCGGTCAGTCCACCAATCAAACACCAGTCAGTCCACCGGTCAATCCACCAATCAAATATCAGTCAATCCACTGGTCAATCCACCACCGGTCAGTCCACCAATCAAACACCAGTCAATCCACTGGTCAATCCACCAATCAATCACCAGTCAATCCACTGGTCAATCCACCACCGGTCAGTCCACCAATCAAACACCAGTCAGTCCACTGGTCAATCCACCAATCAAACACCAGTCAGTCCACTGGTCAATCCACCAATCAAACACCAGTCAATCCACTGGTCAATCCACCACCGGTCAGTCCACCAATCAAACACCAGTCAGTCCACCGGTCAATCCACCAATCAAATATCAGTCAATCCACTGGTCAATCCACCAATCAAACACCAGTCAGTCCACTGGTCAATCCACCAATCAAACACCAGCCAATCCATTGGTTAATCCACCAATCAAATACCAGTCAATCCaccacggggcggcacagtggcacagtggttagcaccgcagcctcacagctccagcgacccgggttcaattctgggtactgcctgtgtggagtttgcaagttctccctgtgtctgcatgggtttcctccgggtgctccggtttcctcccacatgccaaagacttgctggttgataggttaattggcctttataaattgaccctagtataggtaggtggtaaggaaatatcgggacaggtggggatgtggtagtaatgtggaattagtgtaggattagtataaaatgggtggttgatggtcggcacagactcggtgggccgaagggcctgtttcagtgctgtatctctaaactaaactaaactaaaaaaactaaactaattAAACCCAGAGGAGTGGAAAGGAAAACTGTACTGGGTCAAGTTTCCGATCGATTGCGCTGGGTTTTTTCGGGCACATTTCACCTGAAAGTGC
The nucleotide sequence above comes from Heterodontus francisci isolate sHetFra1 chromosome 29, sHetFra1.hap1, whole genome shotgun sequence. Encoded proteins:
- the sft2d3 gene encoding vesicle transport protein SFT2C, whose amino-acid sequence is MADLNRQLREYLSQSRGGQNVNGGDSEPLLTADPDSPPPISHVSSWMSRMNPFSSGQSCKTASNQGSSASPGGFWLTEPDPCLSVLSRRQRLTAFGLCLAMGLLCFGLSAMYAPFMLLKARKFALLFTLGSLFLLGSLALLRGPWNQLRLLLSRDHLPFTAAYLGSLFATLYCALALQSTALTAVAATFQLLTLAGYLISSVPGGATGLRFIGGLFTSAFKRTVSKTLPV